From Bacillus sp. FSL K6-3431, the proteins below share one genomic window:
- the purS gene encoding phosphoribosylformylglycinamidine synthase subunit PurS yields MYKVKVFVTLKESVIDPQGSAATKALKNTDFPEVQDVRVGKYIELIVEQSDKGIEESVHDICRNLLVNTVVEDYRFEIEEVGAE; encoded by the coding sequence ATGTATAAAGTGAAGGTTTTTGTAACATTAAAAGAGAGTGTCATTGATCCGCAAGGTTCCGCAGCAACGAAAGCATTGAAAAACACAGATTTTCCTGAGGTGCAAGATGTGCGTGTTGGTAAATATATAGAGCTTATTGTCGAACAGTCTGATAAAGGTATCGAAGAGTCAGTTCATGATATATGCCGCAATTTGCTTGTGAACACGGTAGTCGAAGATTATCGTTTCGAAATTGAGGAGGTTGGTGCAGAGTGA
- the purN gene encoding phosphoribosylglycinamide formyltransferase, protein MKKIAVFASGTGSNFQAIIDAVTANKLHVDVALLVCDRPNAEVVVKAELAEVPVFAFEPKQFTSKAAFEQEIIHQLEQNDVEFIVLAGYMRLVGPTLLTAFANKIINIHPSLLPAFAGKDAIGQAVQAGVKITGVTIHFVDEGMDTGPIIAQKAVELADEDELSDVTRKIHEIEHIFYPETLEKLLGKKVQ, encoded by the coding sequence GTGAAAAAGATAGCTGTATTCGCTTCAGGTACTGGAAGTAACTTTCAAGCTATTATTGACGCCGTTACAGCAAATAAGCTACATGTAGATGTAGCTTTGCTTGTGTGTGATAGACCAAATGCTGAGGTAGTCGTTAAAGCTGAGCTGGCGGAAGTACCAGTATTTGCATTTGAACCGAAACAATTTACATCAAAAGCAGCATTTGAGCAGGAGATTATTCACCAGCTTGAGCAGAACGATGTCGAATTTATCGTACTTGCCGGATATATGAGATTAGTTGGGCCGACGCTGCTTACTGCATTTGCAAATAAAATTATTAATATCCACCCATCCCTACTACCTGCTTTTGCTGGCAAGGATGCAATTGGCCAAGCTGTGCAAGCAGGTGTAAAAATAACCGGTGTGACAATTCATTTTGTTGATGAAGGGATGGATACCGGTCCAATAATTGCACAGAAAGCGGTAGAGCTGGCAGATGAAGACGAACTTTCCGATGTAACCCGCAAGATTCATGAGATAGAACATATCTTTTATCCAGAAACATTAGAAAAATTACTCGGGAAAAAAGTTCAATGA
- the purE gene encoding 5-(carboxyamino)imidazole ribonucleotide mutase produces the protein MKTEVGIIMGSTSDWETMKHACDVLDELQVPFEKKVVSAHRTPDLMFEYAENAKERGLKIIIAGAGGAAHLPGMVAAKTILPVIGVPVESKSLKGMDSLLSIVQMPGGVPVATVAIGKAGAVNAGLLAAQILGTMNEEIALRLENRRNEMKEKVLESSDQLV, from the coding sequence ATGAAGACCGAAGTCGGAATTATTATGGGCAGTACATCTGACTGGGAAACGATGAAACACGCCTGTGATGTACTTGATGAATTACAGGTGCCTTTTGAAAAAAAAGTTGTATCAGCACACAGAACTCCGGATTTGATGTTTGAATACGCGGAAAATGCTAAAGAGCGAGGATTGAAGATAATCATCGCTGGTGCTGGTGGAGCTGCTCATCTTCCAGGAATGGTGGCAGCAAAAACTATTTTACCAGTCATTGGTGTTCCAGTTGAATCTAAATCTTTAAAAGGGATGGATTCATTGCTTTCCATTGTGCAAATGCCTGGCGGCGTACCAGTTGCAACAGTGGCGATTGGAAAAGCAGGCGCGGTGAACGCAGGATTACTTGCTGCACAGATTCTAGGTACTATGAATGAGGAAATAGCGTTGCGTCTTGAAAATAGAAGAAATGAAATGAAAGAAAAAGTCTTAGAAAGCAGTGATCAGCTTGTCTAA
- the purQ gene encoding phosphoribosylformylglycinamidine synthase subunit PurQ: MKFAVIVFPGTSCEVDTYDAIKNELGENAELVGHNSEQLESYDAIIIPGGTSYGDAVRPGAIARMQPIIHAVKKAAEAGKPILGIGNGFQVLLEAGILPGAMLENKSLKFICKSVQLKVENNDTLFTSTYENGELVNIPIAHGNGNYYCDEAMLAKLQENRQIIFTYTAENPNGSTENIAGISNKEGNVLGMMPHPERAVDQLFGSEDGLRIFQSIVRNWRESHATNA; this comes from the coding sequence GTGAAATTCGCTGTCATCGTATTCCCAGGTACAAGCTGTGAGGTAGACACATATGATGCAATTAAAAATGAACTTGGTGAGAACGCGGAATTAGTAGGACATAATAGCGAGCAATTGGAATCATATGATGCGATTATCATTCCTGGTGGAACATCATATGGTGATGCTGTTCGCCCCGGCGCCATTGCCCGGATGCAGCCAATTATTCATGCAGTAAAGAAAGCCGCAGAAGCAGGTAAGCCAATATTAGGAATTGGTAATGGTTTTCAAGTTTTGCTTGAAGCAGGTATTCTTCCTGGTGCTATGCTTGAAAACAAAAGTCTGAAATTTATTTGTAAATCAGTTCAGCTTAAAGTGGAAAACAACGACACTTTGTTTACATCCACTTATGAAAATGGTGAGCTGGTTAATATCCCCATCGCTCATGGAAACGGAAATTATTATTGTGATGAGGCGATGCTAGCTAAATTACAAGAAAATAGACAAATCATTTTCACTTATACAGCAGAAAATCCTAACGGTAGCACGGAAAACATCGCAGGAATTAGCAATAAGGAAGGAAATGTACTTGGTATGATGCCGCATCCTGAGCGAGCAGTCGATCAGCTATTCGGTAGCGAAGACGGTTTAAGAATTTTTCAATCGATCGTAAGAAACTGGAGGGAATCACATGCGACAAATGCTTGA
- the purK gene encoding 5-(carboxyamino)imidazole ribonucleotide synthase yields the protein MISLSKKVIEPGQIIGIIGGGQLGRMMTLSAKEAGFHVVVLEPAPDSPAGQIADEQIVAAYDDRIALAELAKKSDVITYEFENIDFGALDWLTKKAYIPQGSELIKITQDRILEKQSLTDAGVEVAPYAVIRSVVDLEEKIKSIGLPSVLKTSRGGYDGKGQFVLKELADMEEAIKLLSHGPCVLEAWIPFNKEISVVMTRSVNGELSCFPIGENIHVNNILHETIVPARISVDVEKNVYLLATKIANHLNLVGTLAVELFLTEAGKLYVNELAPRPHNSGHYTIEACSISQFGQHIRAVCGWPLQDPTLLKPAIMINVLGQHVDGVRKEVLKRPNWSIHFYGKKEAKHNRKMGHVTILTESVDATLQELDESGVWMKEINS from the coding sequence GTGATCAGCTTGTCTAAAAAAGTTATCGAACCTGGTCAAATAATCGGTATTATTGGCGGAGGACAGCTTGGACGTATGATGACACTTTCTGCAAAAGAAGCTGGGTTTCATGTAGTAGTGCTAGAGCCAGCTCCGGACTCGCCAGCGGGACAAATAGCAGATGAACAAATTGTGGCGGCATATGATGATCGCATTGCGTTAGCTGAATTAGCAAAAAAAAGTGATGTTATCACATATGAGTTTGAAAATATCGACTTTGGAGCGCTTGATTGGCTGACTAAAAAGGCATATATTCCCCAAGGTTCCGAGCTGATTAAAATTACACAGGATCGAATTTTGGAAAAGCAGTCATTGACTGATGCGGGGGTGGAAGTGGCTCCATATGCTGTTATACGCAGTGTAGTCGACCTAGAAGAGAAAATAAAGAGTATTGGACTCCCTTCTGTACTAAAAACCTCACGCGGTGGCTATGACGGAAAAGGCCAATTTGTATTAAAAGAATTAGCTGACATGGAAGAAGCTATCAAGCTTTTATCACATGGTCCATGCGTTCTTGAGGCCTGGATTCCATTTAATAAAGAAATATCGGTTGTCATGACGAGAAGCGTAAATGGTGAACTAAGTTGTTTTCCAATCGGAGAAAATATTCATGTGAACAATATTTTGCACGAAACAATTGTACCAGCAAGAATATCAGTGGATGTAGAAAAGAATGTTTATCTACTGGCGACGAAAATAGCCAATCATTTAAATCTTGTTGGAACATTAGCGGTGGAATTATTTTTAACGGAAGCTGGAAAGTTGTATGTGAATGAACTTGCACCACGACCACATAATTCAGGGCATTATACAATTGAAGCTTGTAGCATTTCACAGTTTGGACAGCATATTCGAGCGGTTTGTGGCTGGCCATTGCAGGATCCAACATTGTTAAAACCTGCTATCATGATCAATGTTTTAGGACAGCATGTTGATGGTGTAAGGAAAGAAGTTTTAAAGCGTCCCAATTGGTCGATTCATTTTTATGGAAAGAAAGAAGCGAAGCATAACAGAAAAATGGGACATGTGACGATTTTGACAGAAAGTGTCGACGCTACTTTACAGGAATTAGATGAAAGCGGAGTGTGGATGAAGGAAATAAACTCCTGA
- the purH gene encoding bifunctional phosphoribosylaminoimidazolecarboxamide formyltransferase/IMP cyclohydrolase: protein MKRALISVSDKTGVVEFTKELIELGFEILSTGGTKKALEAAGLDVKGVDDVTGFPEILEGRVKTLHPVIHGGLLAKQNDPSHMEQLAEQGIQPIHLVCVNLYPFQQTIAKPNVTAEDAIENIDIGGPTMLRASAKNHEYITVLVDSVDYDQVLAELRDQGDVSKETKRRLAAKVFRHTAAYDAHIAEYMTELAGEAEPERVTFTYELKQTLRYGENPHQKAAFYSLPLGSEFSIANARQYHGKELSYNNIHDADAALQIVKDFAEPAAVAVKHMNPCGVGVGTNSSDAFKKAYDADPTSIFGGIIAFNRLVDVEAAKQLSEIFLEIIIAPAFTDEALEILTAKKNIRLLTIPFDQTKKNEKMLTSVEGGLLIQDQDALTYEDANISIPTKREPTEEELAALKLAWKVVKHVKSNAIVVASNDRTIGVGAGQMNRVGAAKIALEQAGEQAKGAVLASDAFFPMSDTVEAAAQAGITAIIQPGGSIRDEESIKVADEYGIAMILTGVRHFKH, encoded by the coding sequence ATGAAAAGAGCACTTATCAGTGTATCGGATAAAACAGGTGTTGTTGAATTTACGAAAGAACTAATAGAACTTGGCTTTGAAATTTTGTCGACTGGTGGTACGAAGAAGGCGCTAGAAGCAGCGGGATTGGATGTTAAAGGTGTAGATGATGTTACTGGTTTTCCAGAAATTTTGGAAGGGCGCGTAAAGACACTTCATCCTGTTATCCATGGTGGCCTTTTAGCGAAACAAAATGATCCAAGCCATATGGAACAATTGGCTGAACAAGGCATCCAACCAATCCATTTAGTATGCGTAAATTTATATCCGTTTCAGCAGACCATTGCAAAACCAAATGTAACAGCAGAAGATGCAATTGAGAATATTGATATCGGTGGTCCAACGATGTTACGGGCATCAGCAAAAAATCATGAATATATTACAGTACTAGTCGATTCTGTAGATTATGATCAAGTACTTGCTGAATTACGTGATCAAGGTGATGTGTCAAAAGAAACAAAGCGAAGACTTGCAGCAAAAGTATTTCGTCATACTGCAGCATATGATGCCCATATCGCTGAATATATGACAGAGCTTGCTGGTGAAGCTGAGCCCGAACGTGTCACATTTACATATGAATTAAAACAAACATTGCGCTACGGAGAGAATCCACACCAAAAAGCAGCTTTTTATAGCTTACCACTTGGTTCTGAATTTTCGATTGCTAACGCTCGTCAATATCATGGTAAGGAGCTTTCTTACAATAATATACATGATGCAGATGCAGCTTTACAGATTGTAAAGGATTTTGCTGAGCCTGCTGCGGTAGCGGTCAAGCATATGAATCCATGTGGAGTGGGAGTTGGAACTAATTCCTCGGACGCCTTTAAAAAGGCTTATGATGCGGACCCGACATCGATTTTTGGAGGTATTATTGCGTTTAATCGCCTAGTCGATGTGGAAGCGGCAAAACAATTGAGTGAAATTTTCTTGGAAATCATCATTGCCCCAGCGTTTACAGATGAAGCGTTAGAAATTTTAACAGCTAAGAAAAATATTCGTTTACTGACGATTCCATTTGACCAGACGAAGAAAAACGAGAAAATGTTAACTTCAGTTGAGGGTGGCTTGCTCATTCAGGATCAAGATGCGCTAACTTATGAAGATGCGAATATTTCCATTCCAACAAAGCGTGAGCCAACAGAGGAAGAGTTAGCTGCGTTAAAATTAGCTTGGAAAGTTGTAAAACATGTAAAATCGAATGCAATTGTAGTTGCAAGTAATGATCGAACAATTGGTGTTGGTGCCGGACAAATGAACCGTGTTGGCGCGGCGAAAATTGCATTGGAACAAGCTGGTGAACAAGCGAAAGGTGCAGTTCTAGCTTCAGATGCATTCTTCCCTATGAGTGACACAGTAGAAGCAGCAGCGCAGGCAGGCATTACTGCCATCATCCAACCTGGTGGCTCAATCCGCGATGAAGAATCGATCAAAGTAGCAGACGAATATGGCATCGCAATGATTCTAACAGGGGTACGTCATTTTAAACACTAG
- a CDS encoding DUF2179 domain-containing protein, translated as MLDNSLVMVAIILTINIVYVSFFTIRMILTLKGYRYIAAFLSMIEIVIYVVGLGLVLDNLNKIENLIAYAVGYGVGVIVGTKIEEKLALGYITVNVITKEYDKDLPRQLREEGYGVTSWAAQGLEGDRMALQVLTARRFELKLYQKIKELDPKAFIIAYEPKAIYGGFWVKSIKGRNVK; from the coding sequence ATGCTTGATAACAGTTTGGTAATGGTGGCGATTATTTTAACCATTAATATAGTGTACGTGTCCTTTTTTACTATAAGGATGATTCTTACATTAAAGGGATATAGATATATTGCTGCCTTTTTGAGTATGATTGAGATTGTGATTTATGTTGTAGGTCTTGGTCTTGTTCTTGATAATTTAAATAAAATTGAAAATTTAATTGCCTATGCGGTTGGTTATGGAGTAGGAGTGATCGTTGGAACGAAAATAGAAGAAAAGTTGGCCCTTGGTTATATAACTGTAAATGTTATTACGAAAGAATATGATAAAGATCTTCCGAGGCAGCTTCGCGAAGAAGGATATGGTGTTACAAGTTGGGCTGCACAAGGTTTGGAAGGGGATCGGATGGCTCTTCAAGTTTTAACGGCGAGAAGGTTTGAATTGAAACTGTATCAAAAGATCAAAGAACTGGATCCAAAAGCATTTATTATAGCTTATGAACCAAAAGCAATTTACGGTGGATTTTGGGTAAAATCAATTAAGGGAAGGAACGTTAAATAG
- the purM gene encoding phosphoribosylformylglycinamidine cyclo-ligase gives MANAYQKAGVNIEAGYEAVEKIKKHTKRTLRPGVMGQLGSFGGVFDLSELKLKEPVLVSGTDGVGTKLKLAFMMDKHDTIGIDCVAMCVNDIVVQGAEPLYFLDYVALGKAVPDKIEQIVSGIADGCEKAGCALIGGETAEMPGLYAEDEYDLAGFSVGACEKSELITGEAIQEGDVLIGLASSGIHSNGYSLVRKVFLEDQGFKLDAKLPELSDSLGNELLKPTRIYAKQIIAALKEFNIHSMSHITGGGFIENIPRMLPDGFGAVVNKGSWPVLPIFQALEKYGDINSEEMYNIFNMGIGFVVAVDAKIADEVTRFFIEQGEKAYKIGSVVKGEGVQFVNAEVDK, from the coding sequence ATGGCGAATGCCTACCAGAAAGCTGGCGTCAATATTGAAGCTGGATATGAAGCGGTTGAAAAAATAAAGAAACATACGAAAAGAACATTGCGCCCGGGAGTTATGGGGCAACTTGGAAGTTTCGGTGGCGTCTTTGATTTGTCTGAGCTGAAATTAAAAGAACCAGTACTTGTTTCAGGGACTGATGGAGTTGGTACAAAGCTAAAGCTTGCTTTCATGATGGATAAGCATGACACGATTGGCATCGATTGTGTAGCGATGTGTGTGAATGATATTGTTGTCCAAGGAGCAGAGCCACTTTATTTTCTTGACTATGTTGCGCTTGGAAAAGCAGTTCCCGATAAAATTGAGCAGATCGTAAGTGGCATCGCTGATGGTTGTGAAAAAGCTGGATGTGCACTAATTGGTGGCGAGACTGCAGAAATGCCGGGTTTGTATGCGGAGGATGAGTATGATTTAGCAGGATTCTCCGTTGGTGCTTGCGAGAAATCTGAATTGATCACTGGGGAAGCTATTCAAGAAGGTGATGTACTAATTGGACTAGCTTCAAGCGGAATCCACAGCAATGGCTATTCACTTGTTAGAAAAGTATTTCTTGAGGATCAAGGATTTAAACTAGATGCTAAATTACCTGAGCTATCAGATAGCCTAGGTAATGAATTATTGAAACCAACAAGAATATATGCAAAACAAATTATAGCTGCACTAAAAGAATTTAACATTCACAGCATGTCCCATATAACTGGTGGGGGTTTTATTGAAAATATACCAAGGATGCTACCTGATGGATTTGGTGCTGTAGTTAATAAAGGATCATGGCCTGTTTTACCGATATTCCAAGCCCTTGAAAAATATGGAGATATTAATAGCGAAGAAATGTACAATATTTTTAATATGGGTATTGGTTTCGTTGTTGCTGTTGACGCTAAAATTGCGGATGAAGTAACTAGATTCTTTATTGAACAGGGCGAAAAGGCTTATAAAATTGGTTCTGTCGTTAAAGGAGAGGGCGTTCAGTTCGTGAATGCGGAGGTCGATAAGTGA
- the purL gene encoding phosphoribosylformylglycinamidine synthase subunit PurL, producing MRQMLEPNPEQVKKEKMYRDMGMTDEEFALAEKMLGRTPNYTETGLFSVMWSEHCSYKNSKPVLKKFPTEGKQVLQGPGEGAGIVDIGDNQAVVFKIESHNSPSAVEPYEGAATGVGGIVRDVFSMGARPIASLNSLRFGELDSPRVRYLLEEAVAGISDYGNGLGIPTVGGEIQFDSAYEHNPLVNAMVVGLINHEDMQKGQAKGVGNTVMYAGAATGRDGIHGATFSSVELAEEEDEERAAVQAGDSFTEKLLMDACLELVKSDALIGIQDMGAAGLASSSSEMASKAGFGVEMNLDLVPQREVNMTAYEMMLSESQERMLLVIKKGREQEIIDLFAKYDLEAVSVGHVTDDKMLRLLHKGEIVAEVPADALAEDAPVYHKPSSEPAYYREFQAMEQEVPEVADYNETLLKLLKQPTIASKEWVYNQFDHHVGSNTVVSPGSDAAVVRIRGTKKAIAITTDCNSRYIYLDPEVGGKIAVAEAARNVVCSGAKPLAITDGLNFGSPEKPEIFWQIEKSAAGISEACLALESPVIGGNVSLFNEKGGKAIYPTPIIGMVGLIEDLAYVTTQTFKSAGDLVYLIGEANDEFGGSELQKMIHGKIFGKAPAIDLDVEVSRQNQVQQAIRNGLIASAHDVSEGGTAVALAESLFGSSGLGAEVTLKGNETSSLFAETQSRFVLSVKKENQAAFEQLVVDATLIGEVNNTKQLIINGAEKQLIQSNIQVLEEAWKGAIPCLLK from the coding sequence ATGCGACAAATGCTTGAGCCAAACCCAGAGCAAGTAAAAAAAGAAAAAATGTATCGTGACATGGGTATGACGGACGAAGAATTTGCCCTTGCAGAGAAAATGCTTGGTAGAACACCTAACTATACCGAAACGGGTTTATTTTCTGTAATGTGGTCTGAGCATTGCAGTTATAAAAATTCTAAGCCAGTACTGAAGAAGTTCCCGACAGAAGGAAAACAAGTCCTCCAAGGACCTGGAGAAGGTGCGGGAATTGTTGATATTGGCGATAACCAAGCAGTTGTGTTTAAAATTGAAAGCCATAACTCACCATCAGCGGTAGAACCATATGAAGGTGCAGCAACTGGTGTCGGCGGAATTGTTAGGGACGTATTCTCCATGGGGGCAAGACCAATTGCCTCGTTGAATTCCCTTCGCTTTGGAGAACTTGATTCCCCAAGGGTCCGTTATTTGCTTGAAGAAGCTGTAGCTGGGATTTCTGATTACGGAAATGGTCTTGGTATTCCGACTGTTGGCGGAGAGATTCAGTTTGATTCCGCTTATGAACATAATCCACTTGTCAATGCGATGGTTGTTGGTTTAATTAATCATGAAGATATGCAAAAAGGGCAGGCTAAAGGTGTAGGCAATACAGTGATGTATGCTGGTGCTGCGACTGGTCGGGACGGGATTCATGGAGCAACCTTTTCTTCCGTTGAACTAGCCGAAGAGGAAGATGAAGAAAGAGCAGCTGTACAAGCTGGTGATTCCTTTACAGAAAAATTATTGATGGATGCGTGTTTGGAACTTGTAAAATCTGATGCATTGATCGGTATTCAAGATATGGGAGCGGCTGGCTTAGCAAGCTCATCCTCGGAAATGGCAAGTAAAGCAGGATTTGGGGTTGAAATGAATCTTGATTTAGTACCACAGCGTGAAGTGAATATGACAGCTTATGAAATGATGCTATCAGAATCGCAAGAGCGGATGTTGCTCGTTATTAAAAAAGGACGCGAACAAGAAATTATTGATTTATTCGCAAAATATGATCTTGAGGCGGTATCTGTTGGTCATGTAACAGATGATAAAATGCTCCGTTTACTTCATAAAGGTGAGATTGTTGCAGAAGTACCGGCTGATGCACTTGCTGAGGACGCCCCAGTTTATCATAAACCTTCGTCAGAACCAGCATATTATCGTGAATTCCAAGCGATGGAACAGGAAGTTCCAGAAGTTGCTGATTATAATGAAACATTGCTGAAGCTGTTAAAACAACCAACTATCGCTAGCAAAGAGTGGGTATACAACCAATTTGATCATCATGTTGGCTCAAATACAGTTGTTAGTCCAGGTTCAGATGCAGCGGTTGTAAGGATTCGTGGTACGAAAAAAGCTATTGCGATAACAACAGATTGTAACTCGAGATATATTTATTTAGATCCAGAAGTAGGCGGGAAGATTGCAGTTGCCGAAGCAGCAAGAAACGTTGTTTGTTCCGGTGCAAAACCTCTTGCAATTACAGATGGACTTAACTTTGGTAGCCCAGAAAAGCCGGAAATCTTTTGGCAAATTGAAAAGTCCGCAGCTGGTATTAGTGAAGCTTGTCTTGCGCTCGAAAGTCCAGTTATTGGTGGAAACGTATCACTTTTCAATGAGAAAGGCGGCAAGGCAATTTATCCGACACCAATTATCGGGATGGTTGGCTTGATTGAAGATCTTGCTTATGTAACGACACAAACATTTAAGTCGGCGGGAGATTTAGTTTATCTCATTGGCGAAGCGAATGATGAATTCGGTGGAAGTGAATTACAAAAAATGATCCACGGGAAAATTTTTGGAAAAGCACCTGCTATTGATTTAGATGTCGAGGTTAGCAGACAAAATCAAGTCCAACAAGCAATTCGTAATGGACTTATTGCTTCAGCTCATGACGTTTCTGAAGGTGGAACAGCTGTGGCACTTGCAGAATCATTGTTTGGATCAAGCGGCCTTGGTGCTGAAGTTACACTTAAAGGTAATGAAACATCATCTTTATTTGCGGAAACACAATCACGCTTTGTATTATCTGTGAAAAAGGAAAATCAAGCAGCGTTTGAACAATTAGTTGTTGATGCAACTTTGATTGGAGAAGTAAATAATACCAAACAGTTGATCATTAACGGTGCTGAAAAACAATTAATCCAATCTAACATACAAGTATTGGAAGAAGCTTGGAAAGGGGCTATTCCATGTTTGCTGAAATAA
- a CDS encoding NETI motif-containing protein — protein MKKKFEVLENETINECLDRMNTEGYTPIRRIEKPIFKEEGKKGESKYVPIAQKIIFEGMKNT, from the coding sequence ATGAAAAAAAAGTTTGAAGTATTAGAGAATGAAACAATTAATGAGTGTTTAGATCGAATGAATACCGAAGGATATACACCAATCAGGAGAATTGAGAAGCCTATATTCAAAGAAGAAGGAAAAAAAGGTGAAAGCAAATATGTACCAATTGCTCAAAAAATAATTTTTGAAGGAATGAAAAACACCTAA
- the purF gene encoding amidophosphoribosyltransferase: MFAEIRGLNEECGVFGIWGNPDAAQITYYGLHSLQHRGQEGAGIVVTDGERLKGVRGEGLVNDVFNEKKIKSLVGTSAIGHVRYGGIDKSGIENVQPFLLHSQSGGLTLAHNGNLINAGDLRHQLEMQGSIFQTSSDTEVLAHLIKRSGYLALKDKVKNALSMVKGAYAIVIMSEKELIIAQDPNGMRPLSIGKVGDAYCVASETCAFDLIGAEFVRDVEPGELIVINDEGMHAERFSLSASSAMCTMEYVYFSRPDSDIEGVNVHTARKNLGKMLAREANIEADVVTGVPDSSISAAIGFAETAGIPYELGLIKNRYVGRTFIKPSQELRERGVKMKLSPVRKVVEGKRVVMVDDSIVRGTTCKRIVRMLKEAGATEVHVCISSPPMKNPCFYGIDISSHEELIASSNTIDEIREIIGADSLTFLSVEGTLEAIARKGYGKDCGQCMACFTGEYPTEIYPDTMMPYEKELMK, from the coding sequence ATGTTTGCTGAAATAAGAGGGCTAAACGAGGAATGCGGGGTATTTGGTATATGGGGTAATCCCGATGCAGCCCAAATTACGTATTACGGTCTTCATAGTTTGCAGCATCGAGGTCAAGAAGGCGCTGGGATCGTCGTCACAGATGGTGAACGTTTAAAAGGTGTCAGAGGAGAAGGGCTTGTTAACGATGTTTTTAATGAAAAAAAGATTAAGAGCTTAGTAGGAACAAGTGCGATTGGTCATGTGAGGTACGGCGGAATCGATAAAAGTGGAATTGAAAATGTACAGCCATTCTTATTACATTCGCAAAGCGGTGGTCTTACACTTGCACATAATGGTAATTTAATTAATGCCGGTGATTTAAGACATCAGCTTGAAATGCAAGGCAGTATTTTTCAAACAAGTTCTGATACAGAAGTACTCGCTCATTTAATTAAACGCAGCGGATATCTAGCCTTAAAAGATAAAGTGAAAAATGCATTATCGATGGTAAAAGGCGCATATGCAATTGTAATCATGTCTGAAAAAGAATTGATCATCGCTCAAGATCCAAACGGAATGCGGCCCCTCTCGATTGGAAAAGTAGGTGACGCCTATTGTGTAGCATCTGAAACCTGTGCATTCGATCTTATTGGAGCTGAATTTGTTCGCGATGTAGAGCCGGGTGAATTGATTGTTATCAATGATGAAGGTATGCATGCTGAGCGATTTTCACTTTCCGCTTCAAGTGCTATGTGCACGATGGAATATGTGTATTTCTCTCGTCCTGACAGTGATATTGAAGGCGTAAATGTTCATACTGCGAGAAAAAATCTCGGAAAAATGCTTGCGAGGGAAGCTAATATTGAAGCAGATGTTGTTACAGGAGTACCGGACTCTAGTATTTCGGCGGCGATTGGATTCGCAGAAACAGCAGGGATCCCATATGAACTTGGTTTGATTAAGAATCGTTATGTAGGCCGGACATTTATTAAGCCATCTCAGGAACTGCGTGAACGTGGAGTGAAGATGAAGCTTTCACCAGTAAGAAAAGTCGTAGAAGGCAAACGAGTTGTAATGGTCGATGATTCAATTGTACGTGGTACAACATGTAAACGAATTGTGAGAATGTTGAAAGAGGCTGGAGCGACAGAAGTACATGTGTGTATTAGTTCGCCGCCAATGAAAAACCCTTGTTTTTATGGAATTGATATTTCTTCACATGAAGAATTAATTGCGTCATCCAATACCATAGATGAGATTCGGGAAATTATCGGTGCAGATTCTCTGACATTTTTGAGTGTAGAGGGGACGTTGGAAGCAATCGCAAGAAAAGGTTACGGAAAAGATTGCGGACAATGTATGGCATGTTTCACAGGGGAATATCCGACAGAGATTTATCCGGATACGATGATGCCATACGAAAAGGAATTGATGAAATAA